The following proteins are encoded in a genomic region of Methylobacterium tardum:
- a CDS encoding MucR family transcriptional regulator has protein sequence MPEKNPERSIKLVTLVGEIVAAYVSNNSVPPAALPELMASVHGTLAALTGTPHAEALPAVEQPTPAQIRKSVQEDGIVSFIDGRSYKTLKRHLNAHGLTPERYRERYGLPEDYPMTAPGYAAQRSALAKAIGLGVPGGRASQRGTGTNG, from the coding sequence GTGCCCGAAAAAAATCCCGAGCGCTCCATCAAGCTCGTCACGCTGGTCGGTGAGATCGTTGCGGCTTACGTCTCGAACAATTCCGTTCCGCCGGCCGCGCTGCCCGAGCTGATGGCGAGCGTGCACGGGACCCTGGCGGCCCTCACCGGAACGCCGCACGCCGAAGCGCTTCCCGCCGTCGAGCAGCCGACGCCCGCGCAGATCCGCAAGTCGGTCCAGGAGGACGGGATCGTCAGCTTCATCGACGGCCGATCCTACAAGACGCTGAAGCGTCACCTCAACGCCCACGGCCTGACCCCGGAGCGCTACCGCGAGCGCTACGGTCTGCCGGAGGATTACCCGATGACCGCGCCGGGCTACGCCGCCCAGCGTTCAGCGCTCGCGAAGGCCATCGGTCTCGGTGTGCCCGGCGGCCGGGCCAGTCAGCGCGGGACCGGCACGAACGGCTGA
- a CDS encoding YeiH family protein codes for MSPDAPSRNAPPVALSGGGSQSSPAASVLPGIGLCAAITAVAMAAQALEERVAGHPYVEALVLAILIGIAVRTAWTPHARFRTGIAFSAKQLLEAAVVLLGASLSLGAILASGPALLAGIVATVVLGIAASVAICRALGLPARMAILVACGNAICGNSAIAAVAPVIGAEPKDIAAAIAFTAVLGVLMVLGLPLFVPLAGMNDSQYGVLAGLTVYAVPQVLAATVPVSLLSTQIGTLVKLVRVLMLGPVVVAFSLIAPRLPRVAGAPPAPSRPGLTKLVPWFILGFLALATLRSSGLIPDAAVKPLTQLAGVLTVLSMAALGLGVDVRILARVGGRVTLAVTASLAVLVVLSLALIRGLGIG; via the coding sequence GTGAGTCCTGACGCCCCCTCCCGCAACGCCCCGCCTGTCGCCCTCTCCGGCGGGGGCAGCCAGTCGAGTCCTGCCGCCTCGGTCCTGCCGGGAATCGGCCTGTGCGCGGCGATCACCGCCGTGGCGATGGCCGCGCAGGCCTTGGAGGAGCGCGTCGCGGGCCATCCCTATGTCGAGGCCCTGGTCCTGGCGATCCTGATCGGCATCGCAGTGCGGACCGCCTGGACGCCCCATGCCCGGTTCCGGACCGGCATCGCCTTCTCGGCCAAGCAGCTCCTCGAGGCCGCCGTCGTCCTGCTCGGCGCCTCCCTGAGCCTCGGGGCGATCCTCGCCTCCGGCCCGGCCCTGCTCGCCGGCATCGTCGCCACCGTGGTGCTCGGCATCGCCGCCAGCGTGGCGATCTGCCGGGCGCTCGGCCTGCCGGCCCGGATGGCGATCTTGGTGGCCTGCGGCAACGCCATCTGCGGCAACTCGGCCATCGCCGCGGTGGCGCCCGTCATCGGCGCGGAGCCGAAGGACATCGCCGCCGCTATCGCGTTCACGGCGGTGCTCGGCGTCCTGATGGTGCTCGGGCTTCCGCTGTTCGTCCCGCTCGCCGGCATGAACGACAGCCAGTACGGGGTGCTGGCAGGGCTGACCGTCTACGCCGTGCCGCAGGTGCTGGCCGCCACCGTACCGGTGAGCCTGCTGTCGACGCAGATCGGCACCCTGGTGAAGCTCGTGCGCGTCCTGATGCTCGGCCCGGTGGTGGTGGCATTCTCGCTGATCGCGCCCCGCCTGCCGCGGGTGGCAGGCGCCCCACCGGCCCCGAGCCGGCCCGGGCTCACCAAGCTGGTCCCGTGGTTCATCCTCGGCTTCCTGGCCCTGGCGACCCTGCGCTCGTCGGGCCTCATCCCGGATGCGGCGGTGAAGCCCCTGACGCAGCTCGCCGGAGTGCTCACGGTCCTGTCGATGGCCGCGCTCGGCCTCGGCGTCGACGTGCGCATCCTCGCCCGGGTCGGCGGCCGGGTCACCCTGGCGGTGACCGCCTCGCTGGCGGTGCTCGTCGTCCTCAGCCTTGCGCTGATCCGCGGCCTCGGCATCGGATGA
- a CDS encoding ABC transporter permease, with product MSSAPVLTGLPRAAPARPSAAESSRPEIVRETGHAHGATVVEKPLSVAERLYNQAWLRKIVILLVLAGIWEAYGRYLDNDLLFPTFSATVEAFVRGIADGTLPARAWTSLKVLLMGYAAGVALATALTGIAIASRIGTDFLETLTSMFNPLPAIALLPLALIWFGLGNGSLIFVLVHSVTWAIALNTHSGFLSVSRTLKMVGRNYGLSGPRLIGKILIPAAFPSILTGLKVGWAFAWRTLIAAELVFGVSSGAGGLGWFIFENKNMLDIPNVFAGLLTVILIGLVAENLIFQTIERRTVQRWGMQA from the coding sequence ATGTCTAGCGCGCCCGTCCTGACCGGCCTGCCGCGCGCCGCACCCGCGCGCCCGTCCGCCGCGGAGTCGAGCCGTCCCGAGATCGTGCGCGAGACCGGCCACGCCCACGGCGCCACGGTGGTGGAGAAGCCCCTGTCGGTCGCCGAGCGGCTCTACAACCAGGCGTGGCTGCGCAAGATCGTGATCCTGCTCGTCCTGGCCGGGATCTGGGAGGCCTACGGGCGCTACCTCGACAACGATCTCCTGTTCCCGACCTTCTCGGCCACCGTGGAGGCGTTTGTCCGCGGCATCGCGGACGGCACGCTGCCGGCCCGCGCCTGGACCTCGCTCAAGGTCCTGCTGATGGGCTACGCCGCGGGCGTCGCGCTCGCGACCGCGCTCACCGGCATCGCCATCGCGTCGCGGATCGGGACCGACTTCCTCGAGACGCTGACCTCGATGTTCAATCCGCTGCCGGCGATCGCGCTGCTGCCGCTGGCGCTGATCTGGTTCGGCCTGGGCAACGGCAGCCTGATCTTCGTTCTCGTCCACTCGGTGACCTGGGCGATCGCGCTGAACACCCATTCGGGCTTCCTGTCGGTGAGCCGGACGCTGAAGATGGTCGGCCGCAATTACGGGCTGTCCGGTCCGCGGCTGATCGGCAAGATCCTGATCCCGGCGGCCTTCCCGTCGATCCTCACCGGCCTGAAGGTCGGCTGGGCGTTCGCGTGGCGCACCTTGATCGCGGCCGAGCTGGTCTTCGGTGTCTCTTCGGGAGCGGGCGGGCTCGGCTGGTTCATCTTCGAGAACAAGAACATGCTCGACATCCCGAACGTGTTCGCCGGGCTGCTCACCGTCATCCTGATCGGCCTCGTCGCCGAGAACCTGATCTTCCAGACGATCGAGCGGCGCACGGTTCAGCGCTGGGGCATGCAGGCGTGA
- a CDS encoding ABC transporter ATP-binding protein yields the protein MDTGQPLLEVDGVTLRYKTPDHLVTATYRVSFRVWPGDRFVLLGPSGCGKSTLLKAVGGYMAPTEGEIRLKGRPVTEPGPDRMMVFQEFDQLLPWKTVRQNVVFALEASGRLKGREALERANLYIDKVNLTKFADSYPHTLSGGMKQRVAIARGMAMEPDILLMDEPFAALDALTRRRMQDELLMLWEGTRFTVLFVTHSIPEAIKVGSRILLLSPHPGEVKAELNSADSPEAAMGLENRIQQMLFSEEIEEAENV from the coding sequence ATGGACACGGGTCAGCCCCTGCTGGAAGTCGACGGCGTCACGCTCCGCTACAAGACGCCCGATCACCTCGTCACGGCCACCTACCGGGTGAGCTTCCGGGTCTGGCCCGGAGACCGGTTCGTGCTGCTCGGGCCTTCGGGCTGCGGGAAGTCGACCCTGCTCAAGGCGGTGGGCGGCTACATGGCCCCCACCGAGGGCGAGATCCGGCTCAAGGGCCGGCCCGTGACCGAGCCCGGCCCCGACCGGATGATGGTGTTTCAGGAATTCGACCAGCTCCTGCCCTGGAAGACGGTCCGGCAGAACGTGGTCTTCGCCCTCGAAGCCTCCGGCCGGCTGAAAGGCCGCGAGGCCCTGGAGCGGGCGAACCTCTACATCGACAAGGTCAATCTCACGAAGTTCGCCGACAGCTACCCGCACACCCTCTCGGGCGGCATGAAGCAGCGCGTCGCCATCGCCCGCGGCATGGCGATGGAGCCCGACATCCTGCTGATGGACGAGCCCTTCGCGGCGCTCGACGCCCTGACCCGGCGGCGCATGCAGGACGAGCTGCTGATGCTGTGGGAGGGCACGCGCTTCACCGTGCTGTTCGTCACCCACTCCATCCCGGAGGCGATCAAGGTCGGCTCGCGCATCCTGCTGCTCTCGCCCCATCCCGGCGAGGTGAAGGCGGAGCTCAACAGCGCGGACTCGCCGGAGGCCGCGATGGGGCTGGAGAACCGGATCCAGCAGATGCTGTTCTCGGAAGAGATCGAGGAGGCGGAGAATGTCTAG
- a CDS encoding ABC transporter ATP-binding protein → MSIENLQVHFRTPDGVNRAVDGVSFAIQSGETLAIVGESGCGKSVTSMSILRLLPEPPARIAGAIKFEGKNLLDLPNSAMRKIRGNDISVIFQEPMTSLNPVLTVGRQIGETLRLHQGLGRREAEERAVEMLTLVGIPEPRRRVREYPHQLSGGMRQRVMIAIALACSPKLLIADEPTTALDVTIQAQILDLMRDLKARVGAAIMLITHDLGVVAEVADRVVVMYAGRKVEEAPVRDLFRSPRHPYTRGLMGAVPKLGAVEHGADARLAEIPGMVPSLKGRIEGCVFAGRCPDVTDLCRAYAPALEPKAPGHLAACHYAPKDALAA, encoded by the coding sequence CTGTCGATCGAGAACCTGCAGGTCCATTTCCGCACCCCTGACGGGGTGAACCGGGCGGTGGACGGGGTCTCGTTCGCGATCCAGTCGGGCGAGACCCTGGCGATCGTGGGCGAGTCCGGCTGCGGCAAGTCGGTGACCTCGATGTCGATCCTGCGGCTCCTGCCCGAGCCGCCGGCCCGCATCGCCGGCGCGATCAAGTTCGAAGGAAAAAACCTCCTCGACCTGCCGAACAGCGCCATGCGCAAGATCCGCGGCAACGACATCAGCGTGATCTTCCAGGAGCCGATGACCTCGCTGAACCCGGTGCTGACGGTCGGCCGTCAGATCGGCGAGACCCTGCGGCTGCACCAGGGCCTCGGCCGCCGCGAGGCCGAGGAGCGGGCCGTGGAGATGCTGACGCTGGTCGGCATCCCCGAGCCGCGGCGCCGGGTGCGGGAATACCCGCACCAGCTCTCCGGCGGCATGCGCCAGCGGGTGATGATCGCCATCGCGCTCGCCTGCTCGCCGAAGCTCCTGATCGCCGACGAGCCGACCACGGCGCTCGATGTGACCATCCAGGCCCAGATCCTCGACCTGATGCGCGACCTGAAGGCCCGGGTCGGCGCCGCGATCATGCTGATCACCCACGATCTCGGCGTGGTCGCGGAGGTCGCCGACCGGGTGGTGGTGATGTATGCCGGCCGCAAGGTCGAGGAGGCGCCGGTCCGCGACCTGTTCCGCTCGCCGCGCCACCCCTACACCCGCGGCCTGATGGGGGCGGTGCCGAAGCTCGGCGCCGTCGAGCACGGCGCCGACGCGCGGCTCGCCGAGATCCCCGGCATGGTGCCGAGCCTCAAAGGCCGGATCGAGGGCTGCGTCTTCGCCGGGCGCTGCCCGGACGTCACCGACCTGTGCCGCGCCTACGCGCCGGCCCTGGAGCCGAAGGCGCCGGGCCACCTCGCCGCCTGCCACTACGCGCCGAAGGACGCCCTCGCGGCATGA
- a CDS encoding ABC transporter permease, translating to MTATAAPYPDSARPTGLPPAEASPKAPPPPGLAVAAPLPDVIPVRKRRGRVWSYVRRNPTIVVGGVLLLIVFLMAVLAPWLGTVDPTALAPAKRTRVPSAQYWFGTDMLGRDVYSRVVYGARVSLLVGFSVAFLASIAGLAVGLVSGMVRWLDGIIMRIVDGMMSIPPILLAVALMALTRGSIQNVIIAITIAEIPRVARLVRGVVLSLREQPYVEAAVTTGTRMPAIIWRHILPNTLAPMTVQATYICASAMITEAILSFIGAGVPPSTPSWGNIMAEGRALWQVKFYIILFPAIFLSMTVLAVNLVGDGLRDALDPRMAKDV from the coding sequence TTGACCGCGACCGCCGCGCCTTACCCCGACAGCGCCCGGCCCACGGGCCTCCCGCCCGCAGAGGCCTCTCCGAAGGCACCGCCCCCGCCGGGCCTCGCGGTCGCGGCGCCGCTGCCGGACGTCATCCCGGTGCGCAAGCGCCGGGGCCGGGTCTGGTCCTATGTCCGCCGAAACCCGACTATCGTGGTCGGCGGCGTGCTGCTCCTCATCGTGTTCCTGATGGCGGTGCTGGCGCCGTGGCTCGGCACCGTCGATCCGACCGCCCTGGCGCCGGCCAAGCGCACCCGGGTGCCATCCGCGCAGTACTGGTTCGGCACCGACATGCTCGGCCGCGACGTCTACTCGCGGGTGGTCTACGGCGCCCGGGTCTCGCTGCTGGTCGGCTTCTCGGTGGCGTTCCTCGCCTCGATCGCCGGCCTCGCGGTCGGGCTCGTCTCCGGCATGGTGCGCTGGCTCGATGGGATCATCATGCGGATCGTCGACGGCATGATGTCGATCCCGCCGATCCTGCTGGCGGTCGCGCTGATGGCGCTGACCCGCGGCTCGATCCAGAACGTGATCATCGCGATCACCATCGCGGAGATCCCGCGCGTCGCCCGCCTCGTGCGCGGCGTGGTCCTGTCGCTCCGCGAGCAGCCCTACGTCGAGGCGGCGGTGACCACCGGCACCCGGATGCCGGCGATCATCTGGCGCCACATCCTGCCCAACACGCTGGCACCCATGACCGTGCAGGCGACCTACATCTGCGCCTCCGCGATGATCACCGAGGCAATCCTGTCGTTCATCGGCGCGGGCGTGCCGCCCTCGACGCCGTCCTGGGGCAACATCATGGCCGAGGGCCGGGCCCTCTGGCAGGTGAAGTTCTACATCATCCTGTTCCCGGCCATCTTCCTCTCGATGACGGTGCTCGCCGTGAACCTCGTCGGCGACGGCCTGCGCGACGCCCTCGATCCCCGCATGGCCAAAGATGTCTGA
- a CDS encoding ABC transporter permease has protein sequence MLGYIGRRILATIPVMAVVGLFVFSLLYFAPGDPAAIIAGDQATPDDVARIRATLGLDRPFLVRFWEWSWQILHGDLGTSIFTNLPVTTMIGQRVQPTVSLMLVTLVFAIVVAVPLGVVAAWKAGSLIDRLVMGLAVMGFSVPVFVVGYVLAYVFALELGWLPVQGYTPIEQGFWPWLSNLILPAVTLGLVYIALIARVTRATMLDVLQQDYVRTARAKGLSQGPVLFIHALKNAAVPIVTVIGIGIALLIGGAVVTETVFAIPGLGRLTVDAILRRDYPVIQGVVLLFSFVYVLVNLAIDLSYTLLDPRIRY, from the coding sequence GTCTTCAGCCTCCTCTACTTCGCCCCCGGCGACCCGGCGGCGATCATCGCGGGCGACCAGGCGACGCCCGACGACGTCGCCCGCATCCGCGCCACGCTCGGCCTCGACCGGCCGTTCCTGGTGCGGTTCTGGGAATGGTCGTGGCAGATCCTGCACGGCGATCTCGGCACCTCGATCTTCACCAACCTGCCGGTCACCACCATGATCGGCCAGCGGGTGCAGCCCACCGTCTCGCTCATGCTCGTCACCCTGGTCTTCGCCATCGTGGTGGCGGTCCCGCTCGGCGTCGTCGCCGCCTGGAAGGCCGGCAGCCTGATCGACCGCCTCGTCATGGGGCTCGCCGTGATGGGCTTCTCGGTGCCGGTCTTCGTGGTCGGCTACGTGCTGGCCTACGTGTTCGCCCTCGAACTCGGCTGGCTGCCCGTGCAGGGCTACACGCCGATCGAGCAGGGGTTCTGGCCCTGGCTGTCGAACCTGATCCTGCCGGCGGTGACGCTGGGCCTCGTCTACATCGCGCTGATCGCCCGGGTGACCCGGGCGACCATGCTCGACGTGCTCCAGCAGGATTACGTGCGCACCGCCCGGGCCAAGGGGCTGTCGCAGGGTCCGGTCCTGTTCATCCATGCCCTGAAGAACGCCGCGGTGCCGATCGTCACCGTGATCGGCATCGGCATTGCGTTGCTGATCGGCGGCGCCGTCGTGACCGAGACGGTGTTCGCGATTCCCGGTCTCGGCCGTCTCACGGTCGATGCGATCCTCCGGCGCGATTACCCGGTCATCCAGGGCGTCGTGCTGCTGTTCAGCTTCGTCTACGTGCTCGTGAACCTCGCCATCGACCTGTCCTACACCTTGCTCGACCCGAGGATCCGCTATTGA